From Deinococcus aquiradiocola:
ATTCACATCTCAGAACTCGACCTGAACCGCGTGAACAACCCCGCCGACCTGTTCAAGAAGGGCGACGACATCGAAGCCGTCATCCTGAACATCGACCCTGTCGAGCAGCGTGCCAGCCTCTCGCGCCGTCGTGCGCTGGGCGGCGGTCCCGCCGTCACCCCCGGTGGCGCCGGTGCGCGCGGTGGCGACTACGTTTCCCAGGGCGGCGGCGCGCGCAGCGACAGCCGCATGGGTGGCGGTCAGGGCGCGGCCCGTGGCGGCGGTCGCCGTCGTGGCGGTGGCGTGGACTACGACTACAGCTACGCCGCGAAGGACGCGTCGGCCGGCAAGATCAGCACCAAGCTCGGTGACGTGTACGCGGACCTGTTTGCTCAGTTCGGTCTGAGCAGCAGTGACGCCGACAAGAAGCCCGAGGAAGGCACCGAGGAAAAGAGCGGCGAGTAAGCTCCTCTGCCCGGGTGATCCCGGCGCGGTGAACTGAAGAGAGAGGCGGCCTGCGGGTCGCCTCTCCTCTGTTGTGCCTGGAGGGTGCTGCAGTCCGTCTGGCACGTGTCCGTGCAGTTCTTCACGTTGCTCGGTGGGCCGTGAAGATGACACGGCCAGGTTACGGGGCGGGGAGTAGGATCGGTGACGATGCTGCGCCTTCATGATCTTTCCGAGAGTGTCCTGTTCCGTGACGTGAGTCCAGAGGGCGTCAAGATGGCGCTGGAAGGCTCCATCGAACTCACCTACGCGCCCGAAGACACCATCGTCCGCCAGGACGCGCCCGGCGAGGCCCTGTACCTCCTGAAGAGCGGCGTGGCCCGCGTCACGCGCACCAGCCTGGGCGGACGCGTCCGGGTGCTGGGCGACCTGTACGCGCCTGCCGTACTCGGTGAGACGGCCGCGCTGGGCAGCAGCAGCCGCAGCGCGACCGTCACGGCCTTGGAGGAGGTGCGGGCGCAGGTGCTGTACCGCGATCACTTGGAGCGCGTCATGAGCCGCCACCCGCGCGTGCTGTGGAACCTCGCGCGGCTGCTGGCGGACCGCGTCACGCAGCTGAACGACGAGCTGATCGCGGCGGGCATCAGCACGGAGGCCAGCATGGCGCAGGTCCTCACGCAGATGTACGACCGGCGCGTGCAGGCGGCCCTGCCGGACCCGGAGGTACTGCCGCTCACCGTGACGGACCTCGCGCAGCGCCTCTCCAGCAGCCGTGAGACGGCACACCGCCTGCTGCGCCGCATGCAGGTGCGCGGGTTGGTCGGCGTGCAGGGCGGCAACGTGAAGGTCCTCGACCCGGAAGGGCTCGACAACCTGCTGTACCAGCTGGCCGAGGAGTAAAGCAGAGGCAGGATGGAAGAACTGAGGGAGGGGCGGGACGAGGAGCGCTGATGCTCACGTCCCGCCCCTCCCTCGCCGTGGTTCAGGCGGGCTGCAGGGCGCCCCGGTGGCGGGCGATCACGGCGCGGCTGATGATCATGCGCTGCACCTCGCTGGTGCCTTCCCCGATGCGGGTGAGGCGGTTGTCGCGCCAGTAGCGTTCGACGGGGTATTCCTTGATGTAGCCGTAACCGCCGAGCAGCTGGATGGCGTCGTCGCAGGCCCTGACGCCGACCTCGGTGGCGTACAGTTTGGCGCGCGCGGCGGCGAGCGTGAAGTCCTGCCCGGCGTCCCTCAGATCGGCGGCCTTGCGGATGAGGAGGCGGGCGGCCTCCAGCTGCACGTCCATGTCGGCGAGGCGGAACGCGACGCCCTGGTTGCTGCTGAGCGGCGCGCCGAACTGTTCGCGTTCGCTGGTGTAGCGGGCG
This genomic window contains:
- a CDS encoding Crp/Fnr family transcriptional regulator, which gives rise to MLRLHDLSESVLFRDVSPEGVKMALEGSIELTYAPEDTIVRQDAPGEALYLLKSGVARVTRTSLGGRVRVLGDLYAPAVLGETAALGSSSRSATVTALEEVRAQVLYRDHLERVMSRHPRVLWNLARLLADRVTQLNDELIAAGISTEASMAQVLTQMYDRRVQAALPDPEVLPLTVTDLAQRLSSSRETAHRLLRRMQVRGLVGVQGGNVKVLDPEGLDNLLYQLAEE